From the Odocoileus virginianus isolate 20LAN1187 ecotype Illinois chromosome 20, Ovbor_1.2, whole genome shotgun sequence genome, the window TCATAGGAGAGGATTTCAACTTTCCACTTACATCAGTAAATAGATCACCCAGGcggaaaatgaaggagaaaacacAGACTGAAAGGAACACGTTAGACCTTAGTGTCTATAGTTGATATATATTGAGCATCCAtatgaaagcagcagaatacacaatGTCTTAAATGGCACATAGGTTGTTCTACAGGAGGTTTACAAGCTGGGTCATAAAGCAAACTTcaataaagttaataaaattgaaatgatctcaaaagtcttttccaattgTAATGCTATGAGACGAGAATCAACTAAAAGgaagaacctgaaaaaaataacaccaaacacgtggagactaaacaacatgctactgaaaAACCAATGGTttgctgaagaaatcaaagaataaataaaaaatcctagagacaaatgaaaatgaaagcatgatgattcaaaacctatgggattcaacaaaagcagttctaagagggaagtttatacaGATACAAGccacaaaactagaaaaaaaaactaagcaacCTAGtattacacctaaagcaacttgagaaagaaggacagCAAAACCCACAGAGAGAAATCATAAGGAtcacagcagaaataaataaaatggagagaaaagtaAGTGATAGAGGagatcagtgaaactaaaagctggttccttgaaaagaaaaacaaaactgattaacctttagccagattcgttaagaaaaaaagggagagatcTCAATCaataaaatccaaaaagaaaaatgagaaagtacAACCAACAccccagaaatttaaaaaaaatcttaaaaaaccaCTTAGgtctataaaatggaaaacatggaagaaatggacaaatccttTGAAAGGTACaactttccaagactgaaccaggaagaaatagaaaatatgaacagaccaaatACCACAATGtccaaagaaaagacaaaataaaacacaggaaTAGTAAGATaggacaaacagaaaataaatcccAAGTTGCTGTTTGCaaggatgaaaatgaaatattcaagTGACAAATATGAAGAGGAAAGCCTCAAGTCTGTCCTTGCAATTATTGTGTCTGcctaaacaataaaatttaatgatGGTTGACTATGTAAAGAAAACCCAGGTTTAAAGGAGAAGGTAATGTAGAAAAAGACCTTCTTCACTTTTCAGGTTTCTTATCTTCACTATGAAATAACATCTCCACACACCATGGATTAATATTTAATGAGACCAATAACTGAATCATGGGCCAATGTATGCCACGTATTACCCACAACTAATGGAGATaaagtttgtggaaattcttGAAATGATCCACAAGAAAGGAGTGTTCTTTCAGAAAGCTGCCATGGTCAAGGGTGAATGGCTTCCTCAATAATAACCTGTGTCTTTTCTCAGCAGATAATTTCATGGATTGACTTTCAAATACCCCAAGTTAGCACCTGCATTAAATTAACCTTCTTTGTTCATTGGATTTTACGTACAAATATCAACAAGCATCTACAGCTAGTTACAAAATAATTAAGTCATGGGAATGGGATGTCCAGCATTGTGACTATAGTTGATTACACTGCATTGCATTGTTGGAAAATGCTGAGGGATTCAAACTTTTAAGTTCTCATCAGAAGAAAGCGTTTTTACCATGTGTAGGGAGGGATGCACAGTTGGTAAGGAgaattgtggtgatcattttgcaacatatacAAGTATTTATATAGTGTAATATTACTTATTCATTATGACTAATGTAATGCTACTTATTTATTATGACTCAATTAAAAAACTTGGTACTGAGTAGTTACAGGATAATTTCTGTTATAATTCAAGCTGTCTGCTAAATACAATAAATTTAAAGTGAGAACTTTAGTCACACCTGCTAACAACTCAAGAGCAGATCCTAGCAGTTCTAGGATCCCTGAGGAGCAGCAGGAAGGGAGAAATGGTGGGAAAACAGGAAAGCAAGACATCAGAGGTCTGTATCAACCATTGTCGAAAATCAAAAAAGGCAGTGATATAAAAATCAAGAATAGAAGTCGCCACATAGATGATGACGAAGGTGACCACCAGCATCAGGATGGTGTGGGCGGCTCTGGTCTCCGAGGGGTATCTGTGGTGCCCAGTGCGGGTGTGAATATACTGCACCCTCTGGTGGTGTCTGTGCAGGAGAAGCACCATGGAGACACTGGACCAGACCATGAGGCCAATAAACACGGCATCTGAGGTGGACCACAGGATGACAATCCCTGCACTGGCACTTGAGGACGAGCAGAACCAATTGCCCTGCATATCCGTATAATTGTGCCTGTTCGGTGAAGCAGTGATTTTCACAGGAACATAGATGTACATTAAAACACTGAATACCCAACAGGCGCAGCAGAAAGAACCTGTGACCCTGGGGGCTCCTCCCCTGAGCAGTGACCTCCCTCCTCTCACAGGGGTGAGCGTGAAGGACTGATAGATACTCAGGACACAGATGGAGCACAGGGTGGTGCTGTGAGCCGCCTTCTGTAAATAGTACACAAATTTGCAGCCGAGACTAGACAGGGGCTTCCTTGACGTGAAAGCTGCCACTGTATGGGGGATGCCCGAGGAGAGAACAACCAGAAGGTTGGCCACAGCCGTGTGCGTGAGAATCATGTCTGTGGGTCTCTTCTTATATCCAAACAATATAGAAGAGATGTGGTAGAAAAAAAGGATGACATTGGCCAGAGACCCAACTCCCATCTGTAAAAGATACATGGTTTTCAGAGCTGCCTGGCTTGTGGTCATATGGACATCTTTCTCAAAAGACATGGAGTGGCTGTCAGAGGGGCCTGGAGCAGAGGAGAGGCTGTGCAGTGATGATATCAGCAGTCCTCTTACAGAACCAGCTAGGGAAGGGAGTCTCACTCTTCAGCTCTCTTGAGAAGAAAAGACACTGTCATACTTCAGAGAAATGGTTTCACCTAGAGAACATACATTTGACATTAGTTATACCTTTCACCATCATAAACTTTTATTTACTCCTATTGATTCGTGTATTCCTGTTCTCCACACGCGTGTGAGTAAGGTCCATGAACGTAGGGACCATGTCTGTCTTGTTCAACAACATTCTTGAcccataataatttttaaaatatataacaagtaTATGAATAAGTGACAGGAGATAAAGACAAACTCTACCCCTTTAGAATTCACGATCATCTTGCTTATTACAAGAATGCATAGGGTGATGTCATGGTGATGTCACCAACATGGCCACACAGGAGGCTCCTTCCTCCCATGGACACAGCGAAAATGCTCACACATGGATCAGTTCCTTTGAGAGAAATGCAGAATGACTTGTACATTGAATGACTTGTACATATCGGATGAGTTAGAAATCCCCATGTCAAAATGGGTGGGGAATTCTGGGACACCTGCTCACCATGAACCCCACGCCCAGCACAGTGCCTTCCAATCACAATGAAACCCCCAATGCCTTGCTTCTCTGTCACGGATCTGAACCTCATACCAGCActctaactttttaaattaatttattttggttggaggctaattactttacaatattgtggtggttttttgccatacattgacatgagtcagccacgggtgtacgtgtgtcccccaccctgaacccccttatgtccctccccagcccatccctctgggttgtccccgtgcaccggctttgagtgccctatttcatgcatcgaacttggactggtcatctgtttcacgtatggtaatatacatgtttcaatgctattctttcaaatcatcccatcctcgcctcctcccacagagtccaaaagtctgttctttatatctctgtctcttttgctgtcttgcatgtagggttatcattaccatctttctaaattccatatatatgcgctagtatactgtattcacgtttctctttctgacttgcttcactctgtataacaggctccagtttcacccacctcattagaactgattcaaatgctttctttttaatatctgagtaatattctattctgtgtatgtaccacaactttcttatccattcatctgccagtgcacatctaggttgcttccataccctggctattgtaaacagtgctgcgataaacattagggtacacgtgtctctttcagttctggtttccttggtgtgtatgcccagcagtaggattgctgggtcgtatggcagatctattttcagtttttttaaggaatcaccacactgttttccatagtggctgtactagtttgcattcccaccaacagtgtaagaaggttcccttttctccacaccatctccagcatttattgtttgtagactttttgatagcacccattgactggcatgagatggcacctcattgtggttttgatttccatttctctgatgatgagtgatgttgagcattttaaCTTTAAAGGCTGGCCTCAGAGGAAGAGGCCCTCAGATCACTTAGTTCTGGTAGCCAGTGCAGCGGACATCGCTGAGCCCCACGGgactaaggaaataaaagagcaGTGGTGAAACGGACCTACTGCCACTCCCCATGGCCTCAGCCCCAGGCTCAGTGCAGATGGACATCGCTGAGCCCCACGGGACTAAGGAAGTAAAAGAGCAGTGGTGAAACGGACCTACTGCCACTCCCCATGGCCTCAGCCCCAGGCTCAGTGCAGATGGACATCGCTGAGCCCCACGGGACTAAGGAAGTAAAAGAGCAGTGGTGAAACGGACCTACTGCCACTCCCCATGGCCTCAGCCCCAGGCTCAGTGCAGATGGACATCGCTGAGCCCCACAGgactaaggaaataaaagagcaGTGGTGAAACGGACCTACTGCCACTCCCCATGGCCTCAGCCCCAGGCTCAGTGCAGATGGACATCGCTGAGCCCCACGGgactaaggaaataaaagagcaGTGGTGAAACGGGCCTACTGCCACTCCCCATGGCCTCAGCCCCAGGCTCAGTGCAGATGGACATCGCTGAGCCCCACAGgactaaggaaataaaagagcaGTGGTGAAACGGACCTACTGCCACTCCCCATGGCCTCAGCCCCAGGCTCAGTGCAGATGGACATCGCTGAGCCCCACGGGACTAAGGAAGTAAAAGAGCAGTGGTGAAACGGACCTACTGCCACTCCCCATGGCCTCAGCCCCAGGCTCAGTGCAGATGGACATCGCTGAGCCCCACAGgactaaggaaataaaagagcaGTGGTGAAACGGACCTACTGCCACTCCCCATGGCCTCAGCCCCAGGCTCAGTGCAGATGGACATCGCTGAGCCCCACGGGACTAAGGAAGTAAAAGAGCAGTGGTGAAACGGACCTACTGCCACTCCCCATGGCCTCAGCCCCAGGCTCAGTGCAGATGGACATCGCTGAGCCCCACAGgactaaggaaataaaagagcaGTGGTGAAACGGACCTACTGCCACTCCCCATGGCCTCAGCCCCAGGCTCAGTGCAGATGGACATCGCTGAGCCCCACAGGACTAAGGAAGTAAAAGAGCAGTGGTGAAACGGGCCTACTGCCACTCCCCATGGCCTCAGCCCCAGGCTCAGTGCAGATGGACATCGCTGAGCCCCACGGgactaaggaaataaaagagcaGTGGTGAAACGGACCTACTGCCACTCCCCATGGCCTCAGCCCCAGGCTCAGTGCAGATGGACATCGCTGAGCCCCACGGGACTAAGGAAGTAAAAGAGCAGTGGTGAAACGGACCTACTGCCACTCCCCATGGCCTCATCCCCAGGCTCAGTGCAGATGGACATCGCTGAGCCCCACAGgactaaggaaataaaagagcaGTGGTGAAACGGACCTACTGCCACTCCCCATGGCCTCATCCCCAGGCTCAGTGCAGATGGACATCGCTGAGCCCCACAGGACTAAGGAAGTAAAAGAGCAGTGGTGAAACGGACCTACTGCCACTCCCCATGGCCTCAGCCCCAGGCTCAGTGCAGATGGACATCGCTGAGCCCCACAGgactaaggaaataaaagagcaGTGGTGAAACGGACCTACTGCCACTCCCCATGGCCTCAGCCCCAGGCTCAGTGCAGATGGACATCGCTGAGCCCCACAGGACTAAGGAAGTAAAAGAGCAGTGGTGAAACGGACCTACTGCCACTCCCCATGGCCTCAGCCCCAGGCTCAGTGCAGATGGACATCGCTGAGCCCCACAGGACTAAGGAAGTAAAAGAGCAGTGGTGAAACGGACCTACTGCCACTCCCCATGGCCTCAGCCCCAGGCTCAGTGCACATGGGCATTGCTGAGCCCCACAGGACTAAAGAAGTAAAAGAGCAGTGGTGAAACGGACCTACTGCCACTCCCCATGGCCTCAGCCCCAGGCTCAGTGCACATGGGCATTGCTGAGCCCCACGGgactaaggaaataaaagagcaGTGGTGAAACGGACCTACTGCCACTCCCCATGGCCTCAGCCCCAGGCTCAGTGCAGATGGGCATTGCTGAGCCCCACAGgactaaggaaataaaagagcaGTGGTGAAACGGACCTACTGCCACTCCCCATGGCCTCAGCCCCAGGCTCAGTGCAGCAGGAATAGGCTTGGGCACCCACCACCTCTTTTGAGTTGGACGGCACACACTGTCCACTGCTGCCTGAGGCTCTGGCATCTAACCCTGCATCCAGTAGCTGACTGGGATGCTCTTGGGGAACTGAAGGAGCAAGtggacactgtttccacattctCCCTCTGGCTTGATCCAAACGTAAAATCAAGCCTCCAGCGTCTGCCTGGAAAGGGCCTGTCCACACATCTTATGCCCCAACCTTTGTGGCTGACCCCCAAGGGGTGGACCCTCCAATCACCTTGCCCCAACATCAAGGGTACTCAGCCTACTTGAGTCCCACAGGACTATGTAATacaaaaaatcagttttcactgGTCACACATAGACCTAAAGAGAAGGGATGGAAAATACAGTCCAGGGAAATGGAAAAGAACGTAGGAGTAACTGTAGTCATCTCAGACAAAATAGACTGTAAGCCAAAACATGCAACAAGAGACAAAGGAGGCCATTACGTAATGACAAACATCAATTCATCAAGGAAATAGAACAACTGTAAATGTCTGTAAGCCCAAACTTGGAGTACTTCAATATATTAAGCACCTGTTAACAGAAATCAAGGGGAAAATAGGCAATCATACAATGATAATATGGACATCAATTCCAGACTCAGCGATAGGGCGATCATATAGAAAATCTATAAAGAATCATTGGATTTAAACTACATATGAGATCGGATGTACTTAAGCATCCAACAGCAGCAGAAAATAGTCTTCTCAAGTGGATGTGGACCATTCTCCATGTGAGTCGTAACatatttaagaagactgaaatcatttcaGGCATCTTTTTCAACCACAATGATATGAAACTTCAAAACAATTATTAGAGGAAAATAGGATAAATCACTAATGTGTGGAGATTAAACTTTGTGgatgaaatgaaaaatcaaaaaggaaaaaaagatttcagagaaatgaaagtggaaataCAAGATAACAAAACTTATGGAAAGCAGTTTAAGAGCTGAACTGATAGCAATGGACATCTATATGAACAAGgaagaaaagtctcaaataaacAGAATAGCCTTATGCCTCAAAGAACTATAAAAGAATAACAAGTTCAGCCCAAAGGGAAGAAACTTTGAGGTTCTTTGAGGTTCACAGCAGAAATATTGGCATAATTGAGAGGCGTTGTGAatttggttccagaccacagcAATAAAGTCAATGTCATGAAAAAGTGAATCATACACgtttttggcttcccagtgcaCATAAAGGTTATACTTGAGATTGCAATCATCACCCCAGTCCATAGACAAGCCTCCTATAAAGTTCTCACTCAACCTCAGAGCGCCTAAAGGATAAAGCAAACATTACCAGACCAAAAGTGAGAAACACAGTCACAGTGGGGACTGCAATACCCCCACTTTcatcagacagaaaatcaacatgGAATCACTGGACCAAGCTACACATTAGAACAGTTGGACCTTATAGACCTAACCTGACCCATCTACCCATCAGCagtaaaagacacatttttctcaagaggACAGAACAGTCACCAGATCAGAGCACATGTTTGGACCCAAacaggtcttttttaaaaaagtctttattgactctGTTATaatgttgctgctgcttctttttttttttaatgttttgtttttttggccaagaggcatgtgggatcataacTCCTCGACTAGGGGtcgaaccagcatcccctgctttggaaggcaaagtcttaactagtggaccaccagggaagtcccccaaaaaAGTCTTTAACAGATTTAAGACTGAAATCACATAAAGTATCTTTTCCAAAGACAGTGATATGAAACAAGTTGCCAATAACAGCAGGAGAGTTGGAGCATTCACAGATACATGGAGATAAACAACCACTCCAGAACAGACTGTGGTCAAAGAAAAATCCAAAGGCATGTTTGGACAACAATGAATGGAAACACACAAACTGAAATTTATGGGATTTGGCACAAGCTTCTCTAAGAGAGATGTTTTCACAACAAATGCCtagattaaggaaaaaaagattctAATGATCAAGCTAACTTTTTACCACATGGAACTAAACAAGACAAAACCCAAACAGGCAAAAGTTAGCAACtacaaggaaataagaaagaacag encodes:
- the LOC110138476 gene encoding vomeronasal type-1 receptor 4-like, whose product is MSIGGRMDKKAVEDAHHRCLHTHQLDHKGALAEVVEAIRINYSDRYEEIYITGEAMPWVQSPSDSHSMSFEKDVHMTTSQAALKTMYLLQMGVGSLANVILFFYHISSILFGYKKRPTDMILTHTAVANLLVVLSSGIPHTVAAFTSRKPLSSLGCKFVYYLQKAAHSTTLCSICVLSIYQSFTLTPVRGGRSLLRGGAPRVTGSFCCACWVFSVLMYIYVPVKITASPNRHNYTDMQGNWFCSSSSASAGIVILWSTSDAVFIGLMVWSSVSMVLLLHRHHQRVQYIHTRTGHHRYPSETRAAHTILMLVVTFVIIYVATSILDFYITAFFDFRQWLIQTSDVLLSCFPTISPFLLLLRDPRTARICS